GAGGTGCCCGCCTCGGCGTCGATCGTGTACACCGGCGGGGCGTTGAACAGGGGCGCGGCGGGACCGGCGGCGACGGGCGACAGCGGCAGGCCGATCGCGATGAGCGGGATGAGGGTCTCGGCGATGTACGTCGACTCCGTCGTGCCGTTCTTCACCGACATCATCGTCGTGAGGCGGCGGTAGCCGTTCTTGATGCGGCCCGCGAACGTCTCGCCCATCAGCACGGTCATCGCGACGGGCGAGAACACGAACGTCGCCGACGACACGACCGCCGCGCCCGCCGTCGAGGCCGCCTGCCGGGCGTCGAGCACCTGCAGGGGGTTCGGGATGCGTCCCGACCACGTGCGCGAGTCGGCCGCGAGCTCGAACGTGCGCGGCGCATCCCGACGCATGCCCGCGCGACCCGAGGGGGCGAGCGCGAGGAAGAGGTCGGCGATGAGCGGGCCCGTCGCGATGCCGAGGAAGAACGCGATCGACAGGCCGCGGTCGAGCGCCCCGGTCGCGAACGCCTGCAGGCCGACGACGAGCAGCACGAACGGCACGAGCGCCACGAGGGCGGCCCAGCGACCCTTCGACAGCACGGCGATCGCGGCGGCGGCCGCGAGGAACAGCCACGGCGCGACCGCGGTGATGGCATCGGAGAACGGCGTGAGGATCCACGCGAACAGCACCGCGACCGGCACGGCGATGACCGCGGCGACCACGCCGCCCGAGATGGCCTTGCGCAGCGCGATGTGCGGCACGCCCAGCTCGCGCAGCAGCTGCGCATCCCGCAGCAGCGGCGCGGCGAGCGTGTCGCCAGGGATGCCCAGCAGGGTCGTGGGGATGGCGTGCGTGATGTGCTTCGCCGACACCGCGGCCATGAAGAACGCGAAGACGCCCACGGGCGGCACGCCCAGCAGGATCACGAGCAGCGTGATCGGCGCGACCGTGGCGGTCTCGTCGGTGCCCGAGACGAGGCCGAGGAGGCCGAACACGATGGCGCCGACGAGCGCCATGGCGGCGGCCCAGGCGAAGAGCTCGAGGATGTCCATCAGGCGGCACCCTCCGCCTCGACGCGGCGACGGTGCTGCGCGGCGAGGTCGTCGTACAGGCCGAGCGCCTTCACCTCGGCGAGGATGCGCTCGGGCAGCTCGTCGGGATCGCCGAGCGGGCCGATCTCGGCCTCGATCGCATCCATCGCCTCCTGGCGCGAGCCCTCGGTGCTCGTGCCGATCACGACCGAGCGCTTGGGCGCGAACAGGCGCGCGGCGATGACGGCGGCGACGACGCACGCGCCGATGCCCGCGAGCAGCGCGTACGAGCGCTGCAGGCCCGGCGCGACGTCGGTCTGCGCGAAGCCCCACTCGGCGAGCAGGAACACGGGGGCGCCGAGGCCGACGCCCAGCACGATCGACAGCACGAGGTGGCGCTGGTCGACGGTGTCGCCCCACACCTCCAGCAGCCTCGAGGGGGTGGGCGGCTTGGTCATGCTGGCTCCTTCGCCGAGAGCGCGCGGGCGACGCGCGAGGGGGTCGGGCGGTCGAGCGCCGTGGACAGCCACGCGCTCGTCTCCGTGAGGGCGTCGAGGTCGACGCCCGTGCGCACGCCCATGCCGTCGAGCATCCATACGAGGTCGTCGGTCGCGAGGTTGCCGGTCGCCGAGCGCGCGAACGGGCAGCCGCCGACGCCCGCTGCCGCCGCGTCGAACGTGCGGATGCCGGCCTCGAGGCCTGCGAGCACGTTCGCCAGGGCGGTGCCGTACGTGTCGTGCATGTGCAGCGCCAGGTGGTCGAGGGGGATGCCGTCGGCGGCGAGCGCGTCGACGACGCCGCGCACCTGGCCGGGCGTCGCGACCCCGATGGTGTCGCCGAGCGACACCTCGTCGACGCCCCACTCGTGCAGCAGCGTCGCGACCCGGGTCACGTCCGAGACGGGCACGTGTCCCTCCCAGGGGTCGCCGAAGACCATCGACAGATACCCTCGCACGCGCACGCCGTCGGCACGGGCATGCGCCACCACCTCGCGCGCCGCCGCCTCCGTCTGCGCCCGCGCGGCGCCGAGGTTCTCGCGGCTGAACGTCTCGGTGACGCTGAGGAACACCGCCACGTCCTGCGCGCCTGCGGCGCGGGCCGCGTGGTAGCCGTGCAGGTTCGGCGTGAGCACGGGCGTGCGGATGCCCAGGTCGGCGACGCCCGCCAGCACCGCATCCGAGCCGGCCATCTGCGGCACGCGGTCGGCCCGCACGAACGAGCCGACCTCGATCACGGGGAGGCCCGCGCCGGCGAGCATGCGGATGGCGTGGATGCGGTCGTCGACGCCGAGCGCGATGCGCTCGGCCTGCAGGCCGTCGCGCGGCGCGACCTCCCAGATCGTCACGGCGTCGGGCGTGCCCGGCAGCGGCGCGCGCTCGGGCAGCCCCACGTCGCGCACGCTCATCGGCTGGCCCGCAGCGCGGCGAGCTCGCGCTCCGCGACGTCGGCGCGCACGGCGCCCGCTGCGACGATGCGGGCGGCGAGCGCATCCACCTCGTCGGCGCTCGCCCCGGCCGACACGGCGACGTTGCGCGCGTGGAGGCCCATGTGGCCGCGCTGGATGCCCTCGGCCGACAGCGCGCGCACGGCGCCGATGTTCTGCGCGAGGCCCACCGACACGACGATGCGCGCGAGCTCGTCGGCGGTCGTCACCTCGAGCATCCGCACCGCCGCCTGCGCCGCCGGATGGCTGCGCGTCGCCCCGCCGACGAGGCCCACGGGCATCGGCAGCTCGAGCGTCGCCGAGAGGCTGCCGTCGGCATCCCGCTCCCACGTCGACAGCGACCGGTACTGCCCGTCGCGCGCGGCGTGCGCGTGGGCGCCCGCCTCGACGGCGCGGGTGTCGTTGCCCGTCGCGAGCACGACGGCCGTGACGCCGTTCATGATGCCCTTGTTGTGCGTCGCCGCCCGGTACGGGTCGTCGTGCGCGAGCGCGCCCGCCTCGAGCATGTTCGCCACGACCTCGGGGCCGCCGATGTCGTCGGGGCGGATGCGCACGCGAGCGCGGGCGAGGCGCAGGTCGGCCTTGTTCGTGAGGATGCGCAGCAGGTGCCTGCCCTCGGCGATGCTCGCGAGCAGGGGAGCGGTCGCCTCCGCCATGGAGTTGACGGCGTTCGCGCCCATGGCGTCGCGCACGTCGACGACGAGGTGCGCGACGAGGTGCGTGCGGTCGCGCCCGTGGATGATGCGCACGTCGACGCGGCGGGCGCCGCCGCCGTGCTCGACGAGGCGCGGGTCCTGCGCGTTCGCGAGCTCGAGCACCTCGGCCTCGCGCTCGAGGATGCGCGCGCGGGCGGCGTGCACGTCGGCGACGCCCAGCAGCTGCACCTGCGCCTGCATGAGCGGGCCGGTCGTCGTGGTGGTGAAGCCGCCCGTCGCTCGGGTCATGCGGGCGACGTTGCTCGCGGCGGCGATCACCGATGGCTCCTCGGTCGCCATGGGCACGAGCACCTCGCGGCCGTCGACGATGAGGTTCGTCGCGACGCCGACGGGGATGCCGATCGTGCCGATCGCGTGCTCGACCATGCGGTCGGCCTGGGGCAGGTCGATGCCGCCGCCGAGGAAGGCTGCCAGGTCGTCGGTCCCGATGCCGAGCTCGGCCGCGACGGCCGCGCGGCGCTCGGCGGGGGCGAGGGATCGGAGTCCGCTGAGACGGGAGGTGCGTGCCACGGTTGCCCTTCTTGGCGCGCGTCGTCGCGCTGCCTCGCTCAGTGAAGCGGGGGTGGGGGATGGAGAGGGTGTCTCGGGCGGACACATCGGGATGGGTGTCGGTGTCCTCTGTCTTCGCCCACGTCGTCGGGCGTCATCCCCGCCGCTCCCTGAGGTGCGAGCGGAGGAGGGAGCGGTCTCGAGGGGAGCGGAGGCTCCCCTTCCAGCTGGTCGAGGAGCGCAGGCGCGCAGCGCCTCCGCGTCGCGAGACCACGTGACGCGCGTGCTCGGCGCGACCATGCACGTGGCTGTGCAGGAGCGGCGGTCGCGTGGTCTCGTGACGCGTGCTCGCCCAGGGGCTCGCGCGCTCCTCGACCGGCTGGTGGGGAGCGGCGTCAGCGGGAGAGCAGCCGGCGGGCCAGCTCGAGGCGCACCGCCACCTCGGTGCGGAAGCGCGCCTCGGGGGCGGTCCACGCGTCGCCGAGCAGGGCGCGGATGCGGCCCGCCCGCTGCTTCACGGTGCTCGGGTGCACCTGCAGCGCCGTCGCCGCGGCGTGCACCGAGCCGCGTGCGTCGAGCAGCGCCTGCATCGTCTCGACGAGCGCCGTGCCGCGCTCGGCATCCCACGCGAGCACCGGTGCGAGCACGGCGTCGATCGACGCGGCCGCCGCGGCGCCGTCGCCGAAGAGTCCTGCGTACGGCGCGAGGGCAGCGGCGTCGACGGCCCCGGAGACGCCGAGCCCGGCAGCGAGGCGGGCGCTTGCGATCGCGCGCGAGGCGGCGTCGGCGGCACCGGCGAGCGTCGCCGCCGCGGCGCCGGCGGCGAGCGGCGCCGGCCCATCGCCGTCGGCGACGTCCGAGCGAGCCGGCGCATCCGCCCCGACCGTGCCCAGCACCTCCGCCGCCGCGTCCGCGGCCACGCTCCCGGGCACGAGCACGACGAGCCCATCGGGCGTCGGCGCCGTGAGCCATGCGGCACGGCGGCCGGCGATCGCGACCCAGCGGGCGCGCGCATCCGCCGTCGCGGGCACCGCCACCGCGACCCAGGGCGCGTCGATCGCGAAGCCGCGCGCCGCGGCCCGCCGCAGCGCCGCGGGGGAGGCGCCGTCGAGCAGGTCGAGGGCGAGCTCGCCGCGCACGCGGTCCTCGGCATCCGCGACCGCCGAGCGCTGCACGGCGAGGAACGCGAGCACGAGCGCCGCGCGCTCGACGGTGCGGCGGCGCACGCCGTCGAGCGGCGCCGACCCGCGGCCGACGAGCAGCGCGCCCGGGCGCTCGCGCGACGCGAGCACAGGCGCGACGAGCTCGACCGCGCCGTCGACCGATGCCGCGACGCCGTCCCGCGCCGCCGCGGCCAGCGCGCGCCCGAGCGCCGGCACCGCATCCGCCAGCGCAGCATCCCCCGCGACGAGCCGACGCGACTCGTCGAGCAGCGTCACCGGCCGGTCGAGCGCCGACGCCAGCGCCGACACGATCGCCGCGGGCTCCGCGCCATCGACCGCCGCCCGGGCGAGCTCGGCGTGCAGCTCGGCCGCCCACTCCGTGTGCCTGCGCCGATCCTCGGCGAGCGACGACGCGGCCGCGACGTCCTCGAAGAGCGACGCGATCTGCAGCACGATCGCCGCGTGCCCGCCGAAGGTCGACAGCAACGCGATCTCGTCGGCCGTGAACCGATGCGCCGATCGCGTCGCCGCGAACAGCACGCCCAGCACGCGGTCGTGCGCCACGAGCGGCACGCCCAGCAGCGACCGCAGCCCCTCCTCGGCGAGCACGTCGTCGATGATCGCGTCGTGCGGCAGCGTCGCCTGCGCGTACTCCTCGACCCACTGCGGCGTGCGCGTGCGCACCGCGAGGCTCGCGACGCCCACGCCCGCCGGCACGACCATGCCGAGGAAGCGCGGGGATGCGATGCCGCGCGTCGCGCGCACGTACAGCTGGTCCTCGCGCTCCTCGTACGCCGACAGGTAGGCGACGTCGACGCCCATGAGCTCGAACGCCCGGTCGACGATGCGCTGCAGCATCGCATCGACCTCGTGCACGTCGAGCAGGTCGCGCGTCGACGCCATGACGGCGCCCAGCTGCACGTCGCGGCGCACGAGGCGCTCGCGCTCGTCGAGCAGGCGCCGCATCGCCGCGGCGTCGGAGGCGTCGGGCAGCGCGGCGCGGATGCGCGCGTCGTCGACCGGCACGCCTGCGACGGCGTCGTCGAGCATCCTCGACAGCGGCGACGCATCCATGGGTCGATCGTGCCCTATGGCGCGGGCGGCCACTCCGTGAGCGGTGCGGCGGGCTCGAGCACGCCCGGCTCGACCGGCACGGGCACCTCGTACCGAGCCGGTGCCGGGCCGTCGACCGAGCCGAGGCGGTCCTCCACGAGCACGACGCGCGCGCACGACAGCTCGGCGATGCGCGTGCGCACCTCGCGGCCCTCCTCGATCGCGTACGACCACGTGCCGTCGAGCCAGGCGATCGAGTGCTCGTCGAGCATCGTCTCGATCGTCAGCCACTCGCCGGGCTCGCCGAGCGCGCGGCCCAGCAGGTCGTGGGCCTGGAACAGCCCGCCCTCGGCGAGATGCACGTAGCCCACGGTCTCGCCGTCGGCGCGTGCGTGGGGCATCCAGTCGTCGGGGATCACCGCGCGACCCTACCGCGCGACGCCCTCGCGCGCAGCCCGCGCGCACGGCGTGCGCGAGGGGCGTAGCGTGCCGGGGCACGGGATGCGGAAGCGACGGCGAAGGAGCAGCGATCATGGCGAGCGACGGGCACAGCAGGGTCAACGCGAGGGTCATCGGCATCGCGATCGCCGCGGCGCTCGGCGGCTTCCTCTTCGGCTTCGACACCGCCGTCATCAACGGTGCCGTGGATGCGCTCGCGGGCGCCTTCGACCTCGGCGACGCGCTCAAGGGCTTCGCCGTGTCGTCGGCGCTGCTCGGCTGCGCCGTCGGCGCGTGGTTCGCCGGTCAGGTCGCGAACCGCTTCGGCCGCATCCCCGTCATGCTCGTCGCCGCCGCGCTCTTCCTCGTGTCGTCGATCGGGTCGGGCCTCGCGTTCGGCGTCGTCGACCTCATCATCTGGCGCGTCGTCGGCGGCCTCGGCGTCGGCGCCGCATCCGTCATCGCGCCCGCGTACATCGCCGAGGTGTCGCCCGCGCACGTGCGCGGCCGGCTCGGCTCGCTGCAGCAGCTCGCGATCGTGCTCGGCATCTTCGCCGCGCTGCTGTCGAACGCCGCCCTCGCGGCGACGTCGGGCGGCGCCGCCGAGCAGCTGTGGCTCGGGCTCGACGCGTGGCGGTGGATGTTCATGGCCGAGGCCATCCCCGCCGTCGTCTACGGCGTCATGGCCTGGCGACTGCCGGAGTCGCCACGCTTCCTCGTCGCGCGCGGCGACGTCGACAAGGCGTCGCAGGTGCTGCTCGACTTCACGGGCGAGCCCGACGTGAACATGCGCATCGAGCAGATCCGCACGTCGCTGCAGCGCGAGGACCGCGAGTCGCTGAAGGACCTGCTCGGCCGCCGCCTCGGCCTCAAGCCCATCGTGTGGGTCGGCATCCTGCTGTCGGTGTTCCAGCAGTTCGTCGGCATCAACGTGATCTTCTACTACTCGACGACGCTGTGGCGGTCGGTCGGGTTCGACGAGTCGGATGCGCTGTTCACGAGCGTCATCACGTCGGTGACGAACATCGCCGTGACGATCGTCGCGATCCTCATCATCGACCGCGTGGGCCGCCGCCTCATGCTGCTCGCCGGCTCGGCGATCATGGCGGTGTCGCTCGGCACGATGGCCGTCGCGTTCTCGTTCGCGACGTTGGATGCGGAGGGCGCGGCGACGCTCACCGGGCCGTGGTCGACGATCGCGCTCGTCGCGGCGAACCTGTTCGTCGTCGGCTTCGGCGCGACCTGGGGACCCGTCGTCTGGGTGCTGCTGGGCGAGATGTTCCCCAACCGCATCCGCGCCGGCGCGCTCGCCGTCGCGGCGGCGGCGCAGTGGGTGGCGAACTTCGCGATCTCGACGACCTTCCCGGTGTTCGCCGAGATCGGCCTCACGTTCGCGTACGGCTTCTACGCCGTGATGGCGGCGCTGTCGTTCGTCTTCGTGCTGTGGCAGGTGCCCGAGACGAAGGGCGTCGAGCTGGAGGACATGTCCGAGGAGCTCGAAGTGCGCAAGCGCGGGTCGTGAGGCCGCCCGCGCTGACTGGTCGCAGTTTCCCAGTGACTGGTCGCAGTTGCACCACACTGGTCACGGTTTCGGTGCAACCGCGACCAGTGTGCGCGCAACTGTGACCAGTCGGGGTGCACGAGTGACCAGTCCCCGCTTCGCGCGGGCGCAGGGCTAGCGTGGAGGGATGCTGCGCGAGCGCCTGTACCCGACGCCGCGGGGCGTCGTGCTGGGGCAGGCGGGCACGGGGTGGCTCGGACTGATCTCGTCGTGGGTGCTGCTCGGCTTCGGCTCGGTGCTCACGGCGCTCTCGGGCTCGGGACTCGCCGATCTGTCGCTCGCGTGCGACGCATCCATCCGCGTCTGCGGCGCTGCGGCGTGGGGCGGCGTCGTCGCCGGCGTCGTGACGCTCGCGGTGTCGGTGCTCTTCTCGATCGTGATCGCGCGCGGCTTCGGGCCGCCCGTGCGGTGGTGGATCGTGCCCGTCGCGGTCGGCACGCTCGGCGCGGGGCTCGCGCTCGGTGCCCTGCTCGGCTCGGGCGCCGTGTCGGTGCCGCTGCTCGCATCCGGCCTCGTGGTGCTCGCGCTCGCGATCGCGCTGGGCATCCTGTGCCTCGGCCGGGGCAAGGCCGCGATCTACGGATGGGTGCGGCTCGACGGGCTCTCGGGACGCGAGGTGCCGATGCGCGGCGTCGAGGTGCTGCTGCCGGCTGCGGCCGCGGTCTCGTTCGCGGCCGCGGCTGCCTTCGCGGTGCACACGGCCCGCCTGCTCGCCTCCGGCTGAGCCCGCGTCCTGCATCGACTGGTCAGAGATGCGCGGTGACTGGTCGCTATTGCACCGAAACTGCGACCAGTGTGGGGCAATTGCGACCAGTCAGCCGGAAACTGTGACCAGTCAGCACAAGAAGTGGCCAATCGACCGCGAAGGCGGCCAGTCGGCCCAGCCCGAGGGTCAGACGTCGGCGTGCGGCGGCTCCGCGTCGACGTCGGACTCGTGCGGCTGCGCCGACACGAGCTCGTGCACGCCCGACACGATCTCGTCGGGGCGGAAGGGGTACTGGTCCATCGACGACTGCGTCGTGATGCCCGTCAGCACGAGCACCGTGTGCAGGCCCGCCTCCATGCCGGCGATGATGTCGGTGTCCATGCGGTCGCCGATCATGCCCGTGTTCTCGGAGTGGGCGCCGATCTTGTTGAGGGCCGAGCGGAACATCATCGGGTTCGGCTTGCCGACGACGTACGGCACCTTGCCCGTCGCGGCCGTGATGAGCGCGGCGACGGCGCCGGTCGCGGGCAGCGGTCCCTCGGCGCTCGGGCCCGTCGCGTCGGGATTCGTCGTGATGAAGCGCGCGCCGGCGTCGATGAGCCGGATGGCCTTCGTGATCGCCTCGAACGAGTAGTCGCGCACCTCGCCGACGACGACGAAGTCGGGGTCGGTCTCGGTCATGGTGAAGCCGGCGTCGTGCAGCGCCGTGATGATGCCGGCCTGGCCGAGCACGTAGGCGGAGCCGCCGGGCATCTGCTGCTTGAGGAAGTCGGCGGTGGCGAGCGCCGACGTCCAGATGCGCTCCTCGGGCACGTCGAGGCCGGATGCGCGCAGCCGGGCTGCGAGGTCGCGGGGCGTGAAGATCGAGTTGTTCGTGAGCACGAGGAACTCGGTGCCGTCGTCGGTCCACTGCTGGATGAGCGCCTGCGCGCCGGGGAGCGGATGGCTCTCGTGGACGAGCACGCCGTCCATGTCGGTCAGCCAGCACTCGATGTCGGAACGATCGCGCATGTCCCCACGGTAGTCCGCGAAGCCGTGGCGGGGGAGTGCTGGCGCGATGCGTTCGCCCATCGTGCATCTCCCGCGATCGTCGGAGAGATCCTTCGATCACCGAAGGACTTTCGAGACGCCTGAAGTATCGGCGAGTGGTACGGCGGCCGACGATCGGCGCGGATGCGGGCGGCACGTCCGCGACTGCCCAATGCTGGCGGGGCATGTGCCGTCAGTGGGATGCCCTGAGCAATCCACAGGAAGCGGTGTGACGAATGGTGTATGCGAGCGTTCCTCACCCGGGGTACATTCGCGAACGACTCACAGCAGCACGAGTCGCTTCCCTGTCGGCTCCCCTTCCCGAGGTGCTCGAAGTGCACGCATCCCCCGTCCGTCGACGCCTCAAGGCTGCCCTCGCGAGCGTGCTCGCGATCGTCATGGGCGTGAGCGCCGCGACCCTCGTCGCACCCGCCGCGCCGGCCGAGGCCGCCGTCGTGAGCCCCATGACGAACGCCTACAACAGCGTCGTCAACGGCAACTACCTCATGGTCGGCAACGGCGTCATGCAGGCGGGCACGTCGTACCTCACGGGTGGCACCGCGGACGCGTTCCACAACGGCGTCGCGCTCACGGGCCTCGTGAACGACAACTTCCAGATGCAGCGCCGCAACGCGGTGCCCGCGCTGCAGGCCGCGGGTGCCGACAACTCCACGAGCGCCACCCTCACGGTGCCCTCCGGCGCCAGCATCGCGCGCGCCTACCTCTTCTGGCAGGGCTCCACGGGGCTCGCAGGCAACGGCTCGGGTGGCACGGTGCAGCGATGCAACGCGTCCGTCACCCCCGACGCGACCCTCGCCGCCGGCTCGCCCGCCAACCGCCAGGTCATGCTGCAGGTCGGCTCGGGCGCGATCTCGAGCGTCGCGGGCGCCGTCACGATCGAGCCGACGCCCACGGGCACGCTGCCGCAGTACTACTCGGCGTTCGCCGACGTCACGAGCCAGCTCTCGACCATCGCGACGGGCTCGAGCCAGACGATCAACGTCGGCAACCTGTGGGCCGCGGAGGGCCGCAACTGCTACGCGGGCTGGTCGCTCGCGCTCGTCTACGACTTCGGCCGGTTCATCCCGGGCAACGACGCCTCGCAGGCGCGCAACGTCATCATCGCGAACGGCCACGTGCGCCTCGGCCAGAACGAGTCGCAGCACACCACGTTCTCGGGCTTCACGAGCGCCGCGGGCGACATCCAGTCGTCGTTCTTCCTCGGGGAGGGCGACCGCAACATCTCCGGCGACTACGCGCAGTATCGAGCCGGCACCACGGGCGCGTTCACGAGGATCGCCGGCGCGACCGGCGAGACCGACAACGTCGGCACCGGCCGCGCGACCGGCAGCGTGCGGTTCCAGGGCACCTCGACCGACACCTTCTTCAACGGCAGCGTCGACGTGCGCACGACCGCGCTCACGGGCATCCCCGTCGGCACGAGCTCGATCCAGCTCGAGCTCGGCACCGTGCAGGACACGTACATGCTGCAGGCCGCCGCGCTCGCGGTGCCCGTCGCCGCCGTGCGCATCGAGAAGACGTTCACGGGATCGGGATCCACCGCGGTCGACGTGCAGGACATCCTGCCCGGGCAGGCCCCGTCGTACACGATCACCGTGACGAACGCCGGGTCGTCGCCCGTCTCGAACGTGCAGGTGGCCGACACGCTCGCCCCGAGCTGCGTGCGCACGATCGGCACCCTCGCCGTCGGCGGGGTGACGCAGTACACGTGCACGGGCCCAGCGACCAACACCGGCCTCACGAACACCGCGACGGTCTCGGGCACCGGCATCATCTCCGACAGCGACACGACCGTCGTCAACGTGGGCGCCATCTCGCTCGCGAAGACCGTCACGCCCTCGAACGGCTACACGGGCCGCCCCGGCGACACGCTGAGCTACACGTTCACGATCCGCAACTCGGGCTCGAGCGAGCTCAGGGGCGTCACCCTCACCGACCCGATGTCGGGCCTGCAGGGCCTCGCGATCGACTGGGGCACGTCGAGCGTCGCGTCGACGCCGCCGGGCACGCTCGCCGCGGGCGAGACGGTCATCGGCACCGCCACCTACGCGCTCACCGTCACCGACGTCGACCGCGGCACCGTCACGAACCCGAACGCCGTCGCGCGCGGCCTCAACCCCAACCAGGTCGCCGTCACCTCGACGGCGAGCGCGACGCAGACCATCCCGCCGGCCCCCGCGCTCAACCTGTCGAAGACGGGCACGCTCGCGCAGGGCGCCACGGGCCGCGTCGGCGACCTCGTCACCTACTCGTTCTCGGCGACGAACACCGGCAACGTCACGCTCTCGGGCGTCACGATCACCGACCCGCACGTCGGCCTGTCGAGCATCGTCTACACGTGGCCCGGCACGGCGGGCGTGCTGCGCGCGGGCCAGACCGTCACCGCGACCGCGACCGCGCCGATCACGCAGGCCGA
The sequence above is a segment of the Agrococcus jejuensis genome. Coding sequences within it:
- a CDS encoding hydroxymethylglutaryl-CoA reductase, degradative produces the protein MARTSRLSGLRSLAPAERRAAVAAELGIGTDDLAAFLGGGIDLPQADRMVEHAIGTIGIPVGVATNLIVDGREVLVPMATEEPSVIAAASNVARMTRATGGFTTTTTGPLMQAQVQLLGVADVHAARARILEREAEVLELANAQDPRLVEHGGGARRVDVRIIHGRDRTHLVAHLVVDVRDAMGANAVNSMAEATAPLLASIAEGRHLLRILTNKADLRLARARVRIRPDDIGGPEVVANMLEAGALAHDDPYRAATHNKGIMNGVTAVVLATGNDTRAVEAGAHAHAARDGQYRSLSTWERDADGSLSATLELPMPVGLVGGATRSHPAAQAAVRMLEVTTADELARIVVSVGLAQNIGAVRALSAEGIQRGHMGLHARNVAVSAGASADEVDALAARIVAAGAVRADVAERELAALRASR
- a CDS encoding tripartite tricarboxylate transporter permease yields the protein MDILELFAWAAAMALVGAIVFGLLGLVSGTDETATVAPITLLVILLGVPPVGVFAFFMAAVSAKHITHAIPTTLLGIPGDTLAAPLLRDAQLLRELGVPHIALRKAISGGVVAAVIAVPVAVLFAWILTPFSDAITAVAPWLFLAAAAAIAVLSKGRWAALVALVPFVLLVVGLQAFATGALDRGLSIAFFLGIATGPLIADLFLALAPSGRAGMRRDAPRTFELAADSRTWSGRIPNPLQVLDARQAASTAGAAVVSSATFVFSPVAMTVLMGETFAGRIKNGYRRLTTMMSVKNGTTESTYIAETLIPLIAIGLPLSPVAAGPAAPLFNAPPVYTIDAEAGTSSNLHDMLEPWQFLVFGLLAVIIAVVLCYPFAMTQAHRAAAWIMRTVSHEAVIGAFAGLIVVICLYEGGLVALGVAITVGLVGGLLNKLVQMHTGVQFMGYYVAVLTVPAITALLA
- a CDS encoding HAD-IIA family hydrolase: MRDRSDIECWLTDMDGVLVHESHPLPGAQALIQQWTDDGTEFLVLTNNSIFTPRDLAARLRASGLDVPEERIWTSALATADFLKQQMPGGSAYVLGQAGIITALHDAGFTMTETDPDFVVVGEVRDYSFEAITKAIRLIDAGARFITTNPDATGPSAEGPLPATGAVAALITAATGKVPYVVGKPNPMMFRSALNKIGAHSENTGMIGDRMDTDIIAGMEAGLHTVLVLTGITTQSSMDQYPFRPDEIVSGVHELVSAQPHESDVDAEPPHADV
- a CDS encoding GAF domain-containing protein, whose protein sequence is MDASPLSRMLDDAVAGVPVDDARIRAALPDASDAAAMRRLLDERERLVRRDVQLGAVMASTRDLLDVHEVDAMLQRIVDRAFELMGVDVAYLSAYEEREDQLYVRATRGIASPRFLGMVVPAGVGVASLAVRTRTPQWVEEYAQATLPHDAIIDDVLAEEGLRSLLGVPLVAHDRVLGVLFAATRSAHRFTADEIALLSTFGGHAAIVLQIASLFEDVAAASSLAEDRRRHTEWAAELHAELARAAVDGAEPAAIVSALASALDRPVTLLDESRRLVAGDAALADAVPALGRALAAAARDGVAASVDGAVELVAPVLASRERPGALLVGRGSAPLDGVRRRTVERAALVLAFLAVQRSAVADAEDRVRGELALDLLDGASPAALRRAAARGFAIDAPWVAVAVPATADARARWVAIAGRRAAWLTAPTPDGLVVLVPGSVAADAAAEVLGTVGADAPARSDVADGDGPAPLAAGAAAATLAGAADAASRAIASARLAAGLGVSGAVDAAALAPYAGLFGDGAAAAASIDAVLAPVLAWDAERGTALVETMQALLDARGSVHAAATALQVHPSTVKQRAGRIRALLGDAWTAPEARFRTEVAVRLELARRLLSR
- a CDS encoding hydroxymethylglutaryl-CoA lyase: MSVRDVGLPERAPLPGTPDAVTIWEVAPRDGLQAERIALGVDDRIHAIRMLAGAGLPVIEVGSFVRADRVPQMAGSDAVLAGVADLGIRTPVLTPNLHGYHAARAAGAQDVAVFLSVTETFSRENLGAARAQTEAAAREVVAHARADGVRVRGYLSMVFGDPWEGHVPVSDVTRVATLLHEWGVDEVSLGDTIGVATPGQVRGVVDALAADGIPLDHLALHMHDTYGTALANVLAGLEAGIRTFDAAAAGVGGCPFARSATGNLATDDLVWMLDGMGVRTGVDLDALTETSAWLSTALDRPTPSRVARALSAKEPA
- a CDS encoding sugar porter family MFS transporter — its product is MASDGHSRVNARVIGIAIAAALGGFLFGFDTAVINGAVDALAGAFDLGDALKGFAVSSALLGCAVGAWFAGQVANRFGRIPVMLVAAALFLVSSIGSGLAFGVVDLIIWRVVGGLGVGAASVIAPAYIAEVSPAHVRGRLGSLQQLAIVLGIFAALLSNAALAATSGGAAEQLWLGLDAWRWMFMAEAIPAVVYGVMAWRLPESPRFLVARGDVDKASQVLLDFTGEPDVNMRIEQIRTSLQREDRESLKDLLGRRLGLKPIVWVGILLSVFQQFVGINVIFYYSTTLWRSVGFDESDALFTSVITSVTNIAVTIVAILIIDRVGRRLMLLAGSAIMAVSLGTMAVAFSFATLDAEGAATLTGPWSTIALVAANLFVVGFGATWGPVVWVLLGEMFPNRIRAGALAVAAAAQWVANFAISTTFPVFAEIGLTFAYGFYAVMAALSFVFVLWQVPETKGVELEDMSEELEVRKRGS